The sequence below is a genomic window from Rhizobium sp. NXC14.
CGGCCTGTCGGCGCAGGTCGTCGGCGATCATCGGCGGCTGCGTCGCCATGGTCGAGATCACCGAGACTTTGCGGCCTCTGCGTTGCAGCGCTTCGACGAGGTTCGTGAAGTCGCCGTCGCCGGAGAAGATGACGAGATGGTCGACGGTTTCCGACTGCTCCATGGCGTCGATCGCCAGCTCGATGTCCATGTTGCCCTTGATCTTCCGCCGGCCCATGGAGTCGGTGAATTCCTTGGCGGGCTTGGTGACGACTTTGTAGCCGTTATAGTCGAGCCAGTCGATCAGAGGACGGATCGATGAATATTCCTGGTCCTCGATCAACGCCGTATAATAGTAGGCGCGCAGGAGGTAGCCGCGTTTCTGGAATGCCTTCAAGAGCTTGCGGTAATCTATGTCGAAACCGAGGCTCTTGGATGCAGCGTAGAGGTTGGCGCCGTCAATGAAGAGTGCAATTTTTTCGCGTGGGTCAAACATCGCTTACCAATTCCAATGAGAGAAATCGAAATTCGCAGGGCATCAAATTGCAATAAATACAAGGGCTTATCGTGATCCTTGATCTGATGCTTACTTTACCATCTATTCATATAAGAGAGATTTAGGGCACGATTCCGCATATTCCAAGCAACCTTTGGTAGAATTGTCACATTCTCCATGGAAATTTAGCTCGGCACCGGATAAAGACGAGGGGAGCCGGAACGAAAAACTTGTATTTGCCCGGTTTTAATTGTATCGGGCGTGCTAATCCCGAAATGACGACCGTAAAGGACAGGCAATGGCCCGTGTCACAGTTGAAGATTGCATCGACAAGGTGGAGAACCGCTTCGAGCTGGTTCTGCTCGCCAGCCACCGCGCCCGGCTGATTTCCCAGGGTGCCTCGATCACCATCGATCGGGACAACGACAAGAATCCTGTCGTGGCGCTGCGCGAAATCGCCGACGAGACGCTTTCCCCCGATGATCTCAAGGAAGATCTGATCCATTCGCTGCAGAAGCATGTCGAAGTCGACGAGCCCGAGCCCGATCCGGCCAGCATGATCGCCGCCGGCGGCGCTGCTGCCGCCGATAGCGAGGAGCAGGATGACCTGCCGGA
It includes:
- a CDS encoding NYN domain-containing protein, giving the protein MFDPREKIALFIDGANLYAASKSLGFDIDYRKLLKAFQKRGYLLRAYYYTALIEDQEYSSIRPLIDWLDYNGYKVVTKPAKEFTDSMGRRKIKGNMDIELAIDAMEQSETVDHLVIFSGDGDFTNLVEALQRRGRKVSVISTMATQPPMIADDLRRQADHFIDLLSLKAEIGRDPAERAPRPVEVAPASDFGD
- the rpoZ gene encoding DNA-directed RNA polymerase subunit omega, translating into MARVTVEDCIDKVENRFELVLLASHRARLISQGASITIDRDNDKNPVVALREIADETLSPDDLKEDLIHSLQKHVEVDEPEPDPASMIAAGGAAAADSEEQDDLPETITFDQMSEEELLAGIEGLVPPEKSDDY